The segment AAATACAATAAATACGGAACTCTCGCGAGCATAGAAGAAGGAGTTGCCGGACTTATCCATATTTCCGAATTCCCCTCGGAAGAAGAGATGAAAAACAAATTGGAGCTCGGAAAATCCTACGATTTCAAAATAAACCTTTTTGAACCGGACGAAGAACGGCTGATATTGTCATATCTGCAATAATCAAAGGAGGAAGATGTAATGTTCTTTATACATCGTATGCTTTTTGCGGATGACTAAGCCCCGCCACTTTTTGTGGCGGGGCGTTCTTTCAATGAAATCAGACTTTTCTTTCTCCTGAAATAATCTTCTCTATTTCGCTTCCAGCCGCCTTAAAGACTTTTTTCAAAGCGGTTTTTTCGTCCGGCTTGAATTTAGCCATCAAAAAATTCAAAAGTTTTTCACCATCGGGCTTTTTTAGTTTTCCTTTGGAGCCGGCGGGAATTATGCCGATGCGAACCCTCCAAAAATCTTTTGTTTTTACCTGACGCATTATTGATTCAACGCCCTTGTGCCCGCCGGAACCTTTCCCAAAAGAAATTTTGAATTTGCCAAAAGCAAGGTCAATGTCATCGTGAACAACAATCATCTGCTCCGCTTTCTTCTTCGAAGTAATGATTTTTTTTAGCGCCGAACCGGATTTATTCATAAAAGTTTCAGGAAGAAAAGCGGCGATTTTTTCCTTACCCGCTTTCCCTTCCGCGGAAAGCGAAAGATTTTTTTTATCTTCTTCAAAATCGGAAAAATCATTTACACGGCAAAATTCCATAACCGCCATCCTGCCGGTATTATGCCTTGTGCCTTCGTATTCCTCATCCGGGTTTCCCAAACCGACTAAATAAAACATATGAATTATTTTAACTCGATTTTTCTAAAAATCAAAAAGGCTCCGCGGTTCTTCACGCGCGGCGCCTTTATTCCAAAAACGGCAGGCAAACAATCAAATAACGAACCCCTCATCTTAAACCTCAAATTTTAAATCAAAATTTAGGATGAAGGGCGAGTCGCGCGTTTTTAAGGCGCGACTCGCCGTGAAAGAACTATTTCCTTACTATTTGGAATTGACCGTCATAACCTTTGTGCGATACTACATCGCCGCCCAAAGGAGAAACAACGGCCAGAATTTTTCCAACCATCTCCACATCAGCAGGATTATCCTTCTGGCACGAACCGCCAACAAAGAGATAATCCCCGTAGACGCCCAGTTGCAACTTACGGTCGCTTCCACTTGCGCGAACATCCGCTACGGCGACCGCAACCGCTTTTGACCACTCCAACCACTCTTTCGGCAAATCAATGACATAAATTCTACCACCAAAATAAAGGTTGGGGTGCGTTACCTTTACGGCGGCTTTAAGCGTTTCGCTCTCCTGATATTTTCGCTCTTGACGAAGGCGAGCAGATTCGTCAATCGCCTTTGCCAATTTTCGCAACCTTTCAACCTCCGGCAAAGGCATGTCTAATCCCCAGACATCCCCAAGATAATTATGGGAATTGTCTTGAGAAGTGACTCCTTCGTGACCAACAACCTTATCGGCCACTTTGCCAAAGAAAACATCTTCCCATCCTTCCGCAAAACGAAACCTGAAAGGCGAAGAAGATGTCCCTGTGGCTGAGGGGATGGATTGGATATTTACCCGACCGCTGTTTTTTAGACAAGCAGTCATGCCCTTTGCCCAGCGACCGCCGGACCCAATCCACGCGCCCGGAGCGACCGTTTTGATAATCAGGTCGCGGCCCCGTGTTTCAAGCCGGAACACGCTTCCGGCAAAAAGACGGGGATTAGCCAAGATAAAATCAGCTAACTCCGCCGGGGTACAAGAATTTCTCTCACCCCACCCGAAAGCCCAAGACTTTCGGGTGGACGTACGGTCCATCCCGATTTTGACGTATTGCGCCTCATCGGGCTCATTGTCGCTACCCCAATGGCCGTGGGATGTAATCATAAACTTGCCATCCAATATCTTTTTCATCTCCGTTCTCCCTTCATATCATATTCTATTTTTTTCCGCTTTTACGGTTTAACTCTCATTTAACGCTCTCAAAGAACTTTCCTCTTCTGAAGCCACCAAAACTTTGACGACTTCGGAAAAAGAGGAGAGATGTCGCTTACAAACGCGACAGAGCTCTCCTTGTCCAATTTAGTGCTGTGCCACCAAAACCCGACCGCCGCGACCGTCATCGTACACCACGCGACGGAATTTATGGACCACTTGATGAAAAACAATCAGGTAAGCCCATACGGCCATGGGACCGGTGAGCACCACCTCGTCCCGCTGGTCAGCCGGAGTCGCTTCTACAATAGCGTTGGCATTGCGGCCAACGATATTGGAAGCTTCAAAAGGCTCTGTAATCAACGTCTGCCGACCGCCAACCTCCCCAATTTCGCAACCATTATACAGTTGCAGATTTTTTAAACTCAAATCAACGGTAATCATTTCCTTCTCCTCCCTTTCTTTTTTTCCTTAAAAAAAGACTTAAGGTCTTGGTAGCTTTTCAAATTTTATTTTAATTATACACCCAAAAGGATTATTTGTCAAGGTCAAAAAGCGGCAAAAAGCGGTGAAAAATGGCTTAAAATAAGGTTGATTCTCTACCCCTTGATTTCCCTATTTTTTTGCTATATAATTTGCCTTAATGGAGAACGAAAATAAAGAAAACATAGAAAAAACACCGGAAAAACAGCCCGAAAGCACGGCCGGCTTTAGACGGTCTTTATGGGAATTTGTTAAGTTTTTCATCATTGCAGGCATAATTGTCGTGCCCTTAAGGCTTTGGATAGCCCAGCCGTTTATAGTAAGCGGTTCTTCAATGTACCCCAATTTTGAAAACGGAGAGTACCTTATAATAGACGAATTTTCATACAAATTTAAAGCGCCGCAAAGAGGAGAAGTTATCGTATTCCGCTACCCCGACGATCCGTCTAAATTTTTCATAAAAAGAATAGTCGGGCTCCCGGGGGAACGCGTTGAGATAAAAAACAATAGCATCTACGCGTACAACAATGAGTTCCCGGAAGGCATTATGCTTCAAGAATCATATCTTCCCGAAGAAATGCGGACCACGAATCTCACGATGCTTCTTTCAAACGACCAGTATTTCGTCATGGGCGACAATCGCGGGATGAGTTCCGATTCGCGCTCGTGGGGTCCTCTGAAAAAAGATTTGATAATCGGCCGCGCGTGGATACGTCTTTGGCCTTTTAACAAGGCAAGCATCTCTTTTTAAATTTCTTTACTAAAATAAAAAATGCCAATAAAACCGACAAAAAAAGAACCGGTGCAAAAAGCCAAGGGCATGCACGATATTCTGCCCAAAGAATATCTTTTAAGAAAAAAATTTGTTGAAAAAGCGGCGGCAATCGCCTTTTTTTACGGATTTAAACCCGTACGCACGCCCATACTCGAAAAAGAGGAGCTTTTTACGACAACACTCGGAGAGACAACCGATATCGTTGAAAAAGAAATGTATAATCTCAAAACCAAAGGCGGCGACAAACTTGTTCTAAGGCCCGAAGGTACGGCTCCCATGACGCGCCTTTACATTGAACACGGACTCCACACCAAACCTCAGCCGGTAATGCTTTACTACGAAGGTTCTTTCTTTAGGCACGAAAATCCTCAAAAAGGAAGACGCAGAGAATTTGAACAGCTGGGGCTTGAGATACTCGGAGAAACAGACCCGATCACGGACGCGACAATTATAAAAACATTTCTCGTGATACTTGAAGAAGCGGCGGGGTTAAAACCGATAACTCTCCGCATCAATTCCGTAGGATGCAAAAACTGCAGAAAAGCTTATCTAAAAGAACTTACAACCTATTTACGCAAAAAATCTTCGTATTTATGCAAAAATTGCAACCGCCGCATCAAAACAAACCCTCTCCGAATTTTAGACTGCAAAGAAGAAAGCTGCGCGAAAATAAAAGAAGAAGCTCCTCAGATCATAAATTACCTGTGCGATCCGTGTAAAAATCATTTTAAAGAAACGCTTGAGGTGCTTGATTCGTCCGAAATCCCCTACTACATCGACCACTATCTTGTTCGCGGGCTTGATTACTATTCCAGAACCGCTTTTGAACTTACGATTGAAGACGACTCCCTGGTGCTTGTCGGAGGCGGACGCTATGATTCACTGGCAAAGATGCTTGGCGGCAAGGATATTCCCGCAGTCGGCGCCGCTTTGGGCGTTGACCGCGTAATCGAAAAAATGAAAGAAAAAGGAAAAGACGACCTGGAAAAGAAAAAACCGAAAGTATTTTTCATCCAGCTTGGAAACGAAGCGAAATTCAAAAGCTTAAAGATCCTGGAAATCCTAAGAAAAGCAAAAATACCGGTAAGGCATTCTTTAACCAAAAACAGCATGAGAGGACAGTTGAACCTGGCGGGAAAAACAAAAGCTCCCTACGCGCTGATATTCGGGCAAAAAGAATCTTTAGACAATTCCATAATCGTCAAAAATGTGGAAACAGCGTCTCAGGAAACGGTGCCGCTTTCCAATCTCGCCGAATACTTAAAAAAGAAGCTATGACAGACTGCGTTTTCTGCAAAATCTTAAACGGAGAGATAAAAACGGAATTCCTTTACAAAGACGACATGGTTTCGGCGTTTAAAGACGCGAAACCAATGGCGCCCGCTCACGTTTTGATAATTCCAAACCGGCATATTGAAACAATCGACGACCTAGAAAAAACGGACGAGCCCGTCGCCGGACGGATGATAATGGCCGCGCAAAAAATCGCCAGGGATTTGAACATTTCAGAAAAAGGATATAAACTTCTTTTCAGGGTTAAAAAACACGGAGGGCAGGAAGTAAACCATATTCATCTTCATCTTGTGGGAGGCGCTCCCCTCTCCGAAAATATACACCCGATAGGCGTTAATTTTAAAAATTAAAACAATAACCAATCAATAATGGTCCAAGTCACAAAAAAGAAAAAAGAAACCACGGTGAGTTTGCTAAAAAGATTCAGCCGGAAGATGAAACAGTCGGGAGTTATTTCGAAATTCAAAAATCGCCAATTTAAGACAAGGGCGAAATCGGCGCTGAAGAAAAAAGAAGAAGCGCTGAAAAGAATGGCGCGCGCGAAAAAAATGGAAAAACTTTTCAAACTCGGGAAAATAAAACCGACGGCATATTCTCATAAATCATGAATCTCAAAGAAAAAATAAAGGAAGAACTCAAAAACGGGATGAGAGAGAAAAACGAAGTAAAAGTCTCCGTAATGAAGATGCTTCTTTCGTCCATAAACAATAAAGAAATAGAACTCAAACAGAAAGAAACCGGAATAAGCGAAGAAAAAATGATAGAAGCAGTAAGGGCGGAAGCGAAAAAGCGGCGCGACGCGGCCGCGGCTTACACTGAAGCGAAACGCGACGATTTGGCCCGGAAAGAAAAAGAAGAAAATTTAATCATAGAAGCTCTTCTTCCCGAAGAACTTCCTCTTGAAGAAATTGAAAAAATAGCGAAAGAAGCCGTGGCGGAATCAAAAGCCGAATCTATTAAAGATTTCGGTCAAGCGATGAAAGTCGCCATGCAAAAAATCAAAGGCCGCGCGTCCGGCGACAAAGTGGGAGCCGCGATAAAAAAAGCTCTTGAAAATTCCGGCTGCGTCCAATGTTAAACTTAGTCAATTTGACAAAAAAAAGAAGGCCGGCTTTGCCCTGGGAAAAAATCAAAGACATGGTCCTCGGCAAAAAATATTCGCTCAGTGTAATTTTGGCGGAAAATAAGCTCATGTCCAAATTCAACCGGGTTTATCGGAACAAAAAAACCCCGGCAGACACACTATCGTTTATAATAAACAAAGGATACGGGGAGATTTTTCTAAACTCAAAAAATACTCACAAAAAAGCTCTTTCCCTCTTTGTCCACTCCCTTCTCCACCTGAAAGGGATGGAACACGGAGAAAAAATGGAAAAAACAGAACAAAAATATTTCAAAAAAATCTGCGAAGAGTTAAAATAAAGTCATAAGCAAAACAGTATTTTATGGCGCGGGATATCATAATGGGAATAGATATCGGCACATCGTCGATTAAGACGGCGATAGCCGAAAAAAGAAAAAACGAAACTCTTCCTTACATACTTGGGACGGGCTCAAGCCCAAGCTTGGGGCTCAGAAAAGGCTACATAATAGACAGCCGCGAAGTAGGAGCGGCAATAAAAGATTCTCTAAAAAAAGCCAGAGAAAACACGGGCATAAGCATCAAGCAGGCATATGTTTCGGTCGGAGGAGCGGGAATTGACGCCGTAAGGTCAAAAGGCTCAATCGCCGTTTCCAGAGCCGACCACGAAATCAGCGATGCGGACGTAAAAAGATCTTTAAGCCAGTGCGAAACTCAGCTGCGCAGAACTTCTTCTTCCTACCTTCTAAACAGAGACATAATCCATGTCTTCCCTATCGCCTATAAAATAGACGACGAACCGGTTATGGGAAATCCCGTTGGAATGAGAGGAGAAAAACTTGAAGTTGAT is part of the Candidatus Paceibacterota bacterium genome and harbors:
- the pth gene encoding aminoacyl-tRNA hydrolase; protein product: MFYLVGLGNPDEEYEGTRHNTGRMAVMEFCRVNDFSDFEEDKKNLSLSAEGKAGKEKIAAFLPETFMNKSGSALKKIITSKKKAEQMIVVHDDIDLAFGKFKISFGKGSGGHKGVESIMRQVKTKDFWRVRIGIIPAGSKGKLKKPDGEKLLNFLMAKFKPDEKTALKKVFKAAGSEIEKIISGERKV
- the lepB gene encoding signal peptidase I, encoding MENENKENIEKTPEKQPESTAGFRRSLWEFVKFFIIAGIIVVPLRLWIAQPFIVSGSSMYPNFENGEYLIIDEFSYKFKAPQRGEVIVFRYPDDPSKFFIKRIVGLPGERVEIKNNSIYAYNNEFPEGIMLQESYLPEEMRTTNLTMLLSNDQYFVMGDNRGMSSDSRSWGPLKKDLIIGRAWIRLWPFNKASISF
- the hisS gene encoding histidine--tRNA ligase, with amino-acid sequence MPIKPTKKEPVQKAKGMHDILPKEYLLRKKFVEKAAAIAFFYGFKPVRTPILEKEELFTTTLGETTDIVEKEMYNLKTKGGDKLVLRPEGTAPMTRLYIEHGLHTKPQPVMLYYEGSFFRHENPQKGRRREFEQLGLEILGETDPITDATIIKTFLVILEEAAGLKPITLRINSVGCKNCRKAYLKELTTYLRKKSSYLCKNCNRRIKTNPLRILDCKEESCAKIKEEAPQIINYLCDPCKNHFKETLEVLDSSEIPYYIDHYLVRGLDYYSRTAFELTIEDDSLVLVGGGRYDSLAKMLGGKDIPAVGAALGVDRVIEKMKEKGKDDLEKKKPKVFFIQLGNEAKFKSLKILEILRKAKIPVRHSLTKNSMRGQLNLAGKTKAPYALIFGQKESLDNSIIVKNVETASQETVPLSNLAEYLKKKL
- a CDS encoding histidine triad nucleotide-binding protein; translation: MTDCVFCKILNGEIKTEFLYKDDMVSAFKDAKPMAPAHVLIIPNRHIETIDDLEKTDEPVAGRMIMAAQKIARDLNISEKGYKLLFRVKKHGGQEVNHIHLHLVGGAPLSENIHPIGVNFKN
- a CDS encoding GatB/YqeY domain-containing protein, with the protein product MNLKEKIKEELKNGMREKNEVKVSVMKMLLSSINNKEIELKQKETGISEEKMIEAVRAEAKKRRDAAAAYTEAKRDDLARKEKEENLIIEALLPEELPLEEIEKIAKEAVAESKAESIKDFGQAMKVAMQKIKGRASGDKVGAAIKKALENSGCVQC
- a CDS encoding rRNA maturation RNAse YbeY, coding for MLNLVNLTKKRRPALPWEKIKDMVLGKKYSLSVILAENKLMSKFNRVYRNKKTPADTLSFIINKGYGEIFLNSKNTHKKALSLFVHSLLHLKGMEHGEKMEKTEQKYFKKICEELK